One segment of Ipomoea triloba cultivar NCNSP0323 chromosome 12, ASM357664v1 DNA contains the following:
- the LOC115999778 gene encoding squalene epoxidase 3-like, translated as MLVIKPTIPPVSLVLRKSCNSSASYNRHSPPSPGSRRKGTPSALHIYKQALTRGIQVPILKGARASEMTLMDNYIAGTFMVSLLGFVLFYVMSKKASETRRNGVGTPTCTDNGECGARKESDADVIIVGAGVAGAALAHTLGKDGRRVRVIERDLTEPDRIVGELLQPGGYLKLIELGLQDCVDKIDAQRVVGYALFKDGKNTKVSYPLENFSSDVSGRSFHNGQFIQRMREKAASLPNVQLEQGSVTSLLEENGTVKGVQYKTKDGQEHKAYAPLTIVCDGCFSNLRRSLCNPQVESPSHFVGLVLENCQLPYANHGHVILADPSPILFYPISSTEIRCLVDIPGQKLPSIANGEMAKYLKTVVAPQVPPELHDSFTSAVDNGNIRTMPNRTMPAAPYPTPGAVLLGDAFNMRHPLTGGGMTVALSDIVVLRDLLRPLQNLNDADALCRYLESFYTLRKPVASTINTLAGALYKVFCASPDQARKEMRQACFDYLSLGGTCSTGPVALLSGLNPRPLSLVMHFFAVAIYGVGRLLVPFPSPKRLWIGARLISAASGIIFPIIKAEGVRQMFFPATVPAYFRAPRVK; from the exons ATGTTGGTTATAAAACCCACCATCCCGCCGGTGTCTCTCGTCCTCCGCAAAAGCTGCAATTCTTCTGCTTCCTACAACCGCCATTCGCCACCGTCGCCGGGTTCACGACGAAAGGGAACCCCGTCCGCTCTGCACATTTATAAACAAGCCCTAACCAGAGGGATCCAAGTTCCAATCTTAAAGGGGGCGAGGGCGAGTGAGATGACGCTCATGGATAACTACATTGCGGGAACATTCATGGTTTCTCTTCTAGGGTTTGTTCTTTTCTACGTTATGAGCAAAAAAGCCAGTGAAACCCGCCGGAATGGCGTCGGAACGCCTACTTGTACGGATAACGGCGAATGTGGGGCCCGCAAGGAGTCCGATGCCGATGTCATTATCGTCGGAGCTGGTGTCGCCGGTGCTGCTCTCGCTCACACCCTTGGCAAG GATGGACGAAGGGTTCGTGTGATTGAAAGAGATTTAACAGAACCTGACCGGATTGTTGGTGAATTGCTCCAACCTGGTGGTTATCTTAAATTAATTGAGCTTGGCCTTCAAG ATTGTGTTGATAAAATTGATGCTCAGCGTGTTGTTGGCTATGCACTTTTCAAAGATGGGAAGAACACTAAAGTGTCTTATCCTCTAGAAAATTTCAGTTCTGATGTGTCTGGCAGAAGCTTTCATAACGGGCAGTTCATACAGAGGATGAGAGAAAAAGCTGCCTCCCTTCCCAA TGTTCAATTGGAGCAAGGTAGTGTAACGTCGTTGCTTGAAGAAAATGGAACTGTAAAAGGTGTTCAGTACAAAACTAAAGATGGTCAAGAACATAAAGCTTATGCTCCTCTTACAATAGTTTGTGATGGCTGCTTTTCAAACTTACGACGCTCTCTCTGCAACCCCCAG GTTGAAAGTCCATCTCACTTTGTTGGTTTGGTACTGGAGAATTGTCAACTTCCATACGCGAATCATGGGCATGTTATTTTGGCAGATCCTTCGCCCATCTTGTTTTACCCAATTAGTAGCACAGAAATTCGTTGCTTAGTTGACATACCTGGCCAAAAGCTTCCTTCGATTGCTAATGGTGAAATGGCGAAATATTTGAAGACTGTGGTGGCTCCTCAG GTTCCACCCGAGCTCCATGATTCCTTTACATCTGCTGTGGATAATGGAAATATTAGAACAATGCCGAATAGAACTATGCCTGCTGCACCCTATCCCACTCCTGGAGCCGTTTTACTGGGCGATGCTTTCAACATGCGCCATCCTTTAACCGGTGGAGGAATGACTGTAGCCCTATCGGACATTGTAGTGCTAAGGGACCTTCTTAGGCCGTTGCAGAACCTGAATGATGCCGATGCATTGTGCAGATACCTTGAGTCGTTTTATACTTTGCGTAAG CCAGTGGCATCTACAATCAATACTTTGGCTGGAGCCCTGTACAAAGTGTTCTGTGCTTCTCCTGACCAAGCGAGGAAGGAAATGCGCCAAGCATGTTTCGACTATTTGAGCCTTGGAGGTACTTGCTCAACAGGACCTGTGGCTCTGCTATCTGGGCTTAACCCGCGCCCATTGAGCTTAGTCATGCACTTCTTTGCGGTGGCCATATATGGAGTTGGTCGTCTGCTCGTACCGTTTCCTTCTCCCAAGCGATTATGGATTGGAGCTAGATTAATCTCG GCTGCATCTGGGATCATATTTCCCATCATAAAGGCAGAAGGGGTCAGGCAAATGTTCTTTCCTGCAACGGTACCAGCTTATTTTAGAGCTCCTCGTGTTAAGTAA
- the LOC115998220 gene encoding DEAD-box ATP-dependent RNA helicase 16, which yields MAKKEKSSIHKEKEEEPNEEQQHPEEEQQNAESSDDEEEEQTFEELGLDPRLVRALSKKSIEKPTPIQRVAIPLILEGKDVVARAKTGSGKTFAYLLPLLQKLFSNSPSNNNSAPSAFILVPTRELCQQVYSEAISLLELCRVQLKVVQLTSTMSISDLRTTFAGSPEILVSTPTCIQTCLSNSVLQAEALQNSLSIIVLDEADLLLSYGYEDDLKALTSHIPKRCQCLLMSATSSDDVEKLKKLILHNPYILTLPEVGDVKDDIIPKNVQQFYISCSSNDKLVHILALLKLELVQKRVLIFTNSIDMSFRLKLFFEQFGIKAAVLNAELPQNSRLHILEEFNAGLFDYLIATDDSHSEGKEQIDGRSRKEQKKSKRHPKQKLDSEFGVVRGIDFKNVHTVINFEMPQTAAGYVHRIGRTGRAYNTGASVSLVSPEEAEIIQEVKSLLGENDGNESNFIAPFPLLTKNAVESLRYRAEDVGRSVTKVAVRESRAQDLRNEILNSQKLKAHFQDNPRDLDLLKHDKTLSKKAPAPHLRDVPDYLMDPTTQEASKIVKLARAAMGNENAPRRKGGLKGKFKRSRDPLKTFSAEAPKRASKGGMKRKSKDADAGPKHKKR from the exons ATGGCGAAGAAGGAGAAATCATCAATTcacaaggaaaaagaagaagagccAAACGAAGAACAACAACATCCCGAAGAAGAGCAGCAAAATGCGGAGTCGTCAGATGACGAAGAAGAAGAGCAGACGTTCGAAGAATTAGGTCTGGACCCTCGACTTGTCCGTGCTCTTAGCAAGAAAAGCATTGAGAAACCAACTCCCATCCAGCGCGTTGCTATCCCTCTTATCCTT GAAGGTAAAGATGTGGTTGCGCGAGCAAAGACTGGTTCTGGAAAGACCTTCGCCTACCTCCTTCCTTTGCTTCAGAAGCTTTTCTCCAATTCGCCTTCCAACAACAATTCTGCTCCCTCTGCCTTCATTCTCGTTCCTACTCGTGAACTCTGCCAGcaa GTTTATTCGGAGGCTATATCCTTACTTGAGTTGTGTAGAGTGCAATTAAAAGTTGTTCAATTGACAAGTACCATGTCAATTTCTGACCTT AGAACCACATTTGCTGGGTCTCCTGAAATTCTTGTATCTACACCAACTTGCATTCAGACATGCTTATCAAATAGTGTTCTTCAAGCAGAAGCTCTTCAAAATTCCCTCTCAATTATTGTGCTAGATGAG GCCGACCTTCTTTTGTCATATGGTTACGAAGATGATCTAAAAGCTCTTACATCTCACATACCTAAGCGCTGCCAGTGCCTTCTCATGTCAGCTACTTCAAG TGATGATGTTGAGAAGCTGAAGAAGCTTATATTACATAATCCCTACATATTAACTTTACCCGAAGTGGGTGATGTTAAGGATGACATAATTCCCAAGAATGTCCAGCAATTTTAC ATTTCTTGCAGTTCCAATGACAAGCTTGTACATATCCTTGCCCTCCTGAAGCTTGAGTTGGTTCAGAAGAGAGTCCTCATATTTACAAATTCTATTGACATGAGTTTTAGactcaaattattttttgaacag TTTGGGATTAAGGCTGCCGTTTTAAATGCTGAGCTTCCACAGAATTCACGCCTGCACATTCTGGAG GAATTCaatgctggcctatttgattaCTTGATTGCAACTGATGATAGCCATTCAGAAGGAAAAGAGCAGATTGATGGTAGAAGCCGCAAGGAACAGAAAAAATCTAAAAGGCATCCAAAGCAGAAATTGGACTCTGAATTTGGGGTTGTGAGAGGAATAGACTTCAAAAATGTGCACACT GTAATCAATTTTGAGATGCCTCAAACAGCTGCGGGCTATGTTCATCGCATTGGACGTACTGGGAGAGCATATAATACGGGTGCATCTGTTTCCCTT GTTTCTCCAGAAGAAGCTGAAATTATTCAAGAGGTCAAATCATTATTAGGAGAAAATGATGGCaatgaatcaaattttattGCTCCCTTTCCATTGCTCACTAAGAATGCAGTAGAGTCCTTGAGATATAGAGCTGAG GATGTGGGAAGGAGCGTTACGAAAGTTGCTGTAAGAGAATCACGTGCTCAGGATCTGAGAAACGAAATTCTCAATTCTCAAAA GTTGAAGGCTCATTTTCAAGACAATCCTCGGGATTTAG ATCTTTTGAAACATGACAAAACCCTTAGTAAGAAGGCTCCTGCTCCACACCTGCGCGATGTGCCTGACTACCTTATGGACCCAACAACACAGGAAGCTAGCAAGATTGTAAAACTTGCTAGAGCTGCAATGGGAAACGAGAATGCTCCTCGCCGCAAAGGGGGGTTGAAGGGAAAATTTAAAAGATCCAGAGATCCTCTTAAAACATTCTCGGCAGAG GCACCAAAAAGAGCTTCTAAAGGTGGGATGAAGAGGAAGTCAAAAGATGCAGATGCTGGGCCTAAACACAAAAAGAGGTAG
- the LOC115999777 gene encoding pentatricopeptide repeat-containing protein At3g49740-like — translation MGIPQNLRGHLIKLNCLLADFTHCRQFYSALHLFHHIHSSHLLRPDHYTLSTVLTACANIQHTLVFGAQLHAFGFRAGLTAFSHVSNALLSFYAKSQDLCGVKRLFTEIQSPDVYSWTTLLSACTKLGEVEYALQVFDEMPRRDVAVWNAIITGCADNGDDEVALNLFQKMHSLGVSHDNYTFASVLSLCSLELWSLGRQVHSMVVKTGFLATTSVINALVTMYFNCKSVVDACWVFEDADDEVVDQITYNGMIAGLVSMERNEEALVMFNHMRNIYLMPTELTFVSLMSSCFDAMIATQIHGLVVKQGFGDCTSVSNAAMTMYSNCQDLKSTCLIFERIKEKDIVSWNAMITSYAQENLSGEAILAYLEMQREGVVADEFTLGSLLSSSQSVAHAEIILSIVIKNGLILKIEVSNALVSAFCKLGEIEQAYRYFHDMFTRNLISWNAMISGCQSNGFPMQSLNLFSELLAEGLTPNAYTLSTVLSACAGIPSFQHGKQIHGYILKFGLFLETSIGNTLIALYSKCGILHWSTRVFQTMTERDVVSWNSMISAYAQHGKGGEAVHCFEMMLNSTRVEPDKATFTGVLSACSHAGLVEDGIQIFNSIVNNYGIKPGVEHFSCIVDILSRAGYLDEAEKLVKTKKFEVDSTVWWTLFSSCAGHGNTRLGRIVAGILLESEKNNPAVYVLLSNIYADAGKWEESASVRELMQRYRVIKQPGSSWVRS, via the coding sequence ATGGGCATACCACAAAACCTCAGAGGCCACCTCATCAAACTTAATTGTCTTCTTGCTGATTTCACTCATTGCCGCCAATTCTACAGTGCTCTCCACCTCTTTCACCATATTCACTCCTCCCACCTTCTCAGACCAGACCACTACACCCTTTCCACCGTCCTCACTGCCTGCGCCAACATCCAACACACCCTCGTCTTCGGCGCTCAACTCCACGCCTTTGGGTTTCGGGCTGGGTTAACAGCTTTTTCCCATGTTTCAAATGCTCTGCTTTCCTTCTACGCCAAGTCCCAAGATTTGTGCGGTGTCAAAAGGCTCTTCACCGAAATTCAAAGTCCAGATGTTTATTCGTGGACTACATTACTGTCTGCGTGCACAAAGCTTGGTGAAGTGGAGTATGCTCTCcaggtgtttgatgaaatgccgcGGAGAGATGTTGCTGTGTGGAATGCGATTATCACTGGCTGTGCAGACAACGGCGATGATGAGGTTGCGTTGAATTTGTTTCAGAAAATGCACTCTTTGGGTGTTTCACACGATAATTACACTTTTGCCAGTGTCTTGAGTCTCTGCTCCTTGGAGCTATGGAGTTTGGGGAGACAAGTGCATTCAATGGTAGTCAAAACTGGGTTTTTGGCTACAACTTCTGTTATCAATGCTTTGGTGACAATGTACTTTAACTGTAAATCTGTTGTGGATGCATGCTGGGTTTTCGAAGATGCAGATGATGAAGTGGTTGATCAAATAACTTACAATGGAATGATTGCCGGGCTAGTGAGCATGGAAAGAAATGAGGAGGCATTAGTGATGTTCAATCATATGAGAAATATTTATCTGATGCCAACTGAGCTGACTTTTGTCAGTTTAATGAGTTCATGTTTTGATGCCATGATTGCAACTCAAATTCATGGACTAGTAGTGAAACAGGGTTTTGGAGATTGCACTTCTGTGAGTAATGCTGCAATGACCATGTATTCCAATTGTCAGGACTTAAAATCCACTTGTTTGATTTTCGAAAGAATAAAAGAGAAGGATATTGTGTCATGGAATGCCATGATAACAAGCTACGCCCAAGAGAATTTGAGTGGAGAAGCGATTTTGGCTTACCTTGAAATGCAGAGGGAAGGGGTTGTGGCAGATGAATTTACTTTAGGAAGCTTACTATCAAGTTCACAGTCAGTAGCTCATGCTGAGATAATTCTTTCCATAGTAATCAAGAATGGGCTTATCTTGAAAATTGAAGTTTCAAATGCATTGGTTTCTGCCTTTTGTAAGCTTGGTGAAATAGAGCAGGCCTATAGATACTTTCATGACATGTTTACCAGAAACTTGATATCATGGAACGCGATGATTTCTGGTTGCCAATCAAATGGATTTCCTATGCAGAGTTTGAACCTGTTCAGTGAGCTTCTGGCAGAAGGATTGACGCCTAATGCTTACACTCTCAGCACTGTCTTGAGTGCTTGTGCCGGTATTCCTTCTTTCCAGCACGGGAAGCAGATTCATGGATACATTCTTAAAtttggattatttttagaaacttCTATAGGTAACACTCTGATTGCCCTGTACTCAAAGTGTGGGATTTTGCATTGGTCTACAAGGGTGTTCCAGACCATGACTGAAAGAGATGTTGTCTCTTGGAATTCAATGATATCTGCCTATGCACAGCATGGGAAAGGAGGGGAAGCTGTTCATTGTTTTGAAATGATGCTAAATTCAACTCGAGTCGAACCAGACAAGGCAACTTTTACAGGAGTTCTTTCAGCTTGTAGTCATGCAGGTTTAGTTGAAGATGGCATTCAAATATTTAACTCTATCGTTAATAATTATGGCATTAAGCCTGGAGTGGAGCACTTCTCTTGCATTGTTGATATTCTAAGCCGAGCTGGTTATCTCGACGAGGCAGAAAAGCTAGTAAAAACCAAGAAATTTGAGGTAGATTCCACTGTCTGGTGGACATTATTCAGTTCATGTGCAGGTCATGGTAATACCAGATTAGGAAGAATTGTTGCAGGAATTCTTCTTGAATCTGAAAAGAACAACCCAGCAGTTTATGTTCTATTGTCAAATATTTATGCTGATGCAGGGAAGTGGGAGGAATCAGCTAGTGTCAGGGAATTGATGCAAAGATATAGGGTTATAAAGCAACCAGGCAGTAGTTGGGTTAGATCATAG